A window of the Acidovorax sp. YS12 genome harbors these coding sequences:
- a CDS encoding GNAT family N-acetyltransferase — protein sequence MNKPFISLCPEITRANALTLMDWLEDEGVTRYLSDSRHVSRFIEQVIGRVQLPILTHLFNQGGRFFMAYDRHDVPVGFVRLVKKGPDCEMVLVIGDRDNWGRKLGASAIREGMKLAFFDMRAEKLIAKIHPDNARSLKAFLRSGFLLESATPAMNSFAMHSERYLRLLRESPATHTSAIYITEIDKARLRSLIELEQSSDIFELEHEIERAVVVDPRQVAEDVVTMNSKALLQVDDQEMEVALVYPEDADDRAGKLSVCSGIGTAILGYKEGDAFDWRIPSRTCHIQIGKVLYQPEAAGDFHL from the coding sequence ATGAACAAGCCTTTCATTTCCCTGTGTCCGGAGATCACCCGGGCCAACGCGCTGACTCTGATGGACTGGTTGGAAGATGAGGGCGTCACGCGCTACCTGAGCGATTCGCGGCATGTCTCCCGGTTCATTGAACAGGTCATCGGTCGAGTTCAGTTGCCGATCCTGACCCATCTGTTCAACCAAGGCGGCAGGTTTTTCATGGCCTATGACCGACACGACGTACCAGTCGGGTTCGTGCGTCTCGTCAAGAAGGGCCCGGACTGCGAAATGGTTCTGGTCATTGGCGACCGTGACAACTGGGGGCGCAAACTAGGCGCCAGCGCGATCCGCGAAGGCATGAAACTCGCTTTCTTCGATATGCGAGCCGAGAAGCTCATCGCCAAAATCCACCCAGACAACGCGCGGTCACTGAAGGCATTCCTGCGCAGCGGCTTCTTGCTGGAAAGCGCAACGCCTGCGATGAATTCTTTTGCCATGCACTCGGAGCGCTACCTCCGGCTTTTGCGCGAAAGCCCTGCGACCCACACCTCGGCCATCTACATCACAGAAATCGACAAGGCTCGGCTCAGGAGCCTGATTGAGCTCGAACAGAGTTCTGATATTTTTGAGTTGGAGCACGAGATCGAACGAGCCGTCGTCGTCGATCCACGGCAGGTGGCTGAGGATGTCGTCACGATGAACTCAAAGGCCTTGCTGCAAGTAGACGACCAGGAGATGGAAGTTGCGCTGGTTTATCCAGAGGATGCAGATGACCGCGCCGGGAAACTATCGGTTTGTTCCGGCATCGGCACGGCGATCCTAGGCTACAAGGAGGGCGATGCCTTCGACTGGCGGATTCCGAGCCGTACTTGCCATATCCAGATCGGGAAAGTGCTTTATCAGCCGGAAGCTGCAGGCGATTTCCACCTGTAG
- a CDS encoding M48 family metallopeptidase, giving the protein MPLPYLQAYPLPLQQQVRALLARQGTGAWLLQKYPQAHAMRTDKALYQYTAGLRARHLRNADAVNKVLFDSKIHIVRHALGLHTSRSQVQGGRLAARHEIRIAALFKQVPEAFLRMIVVHELAHLREREHNKAFYQLCEHMAPDYHQAEFDVRLYLTHLEHQGEPLWGAASAQA; this is encoded by the coding sequence ATGCCTCTGCCCTACCTGCAGGCCTACCCCCTGCCTTTGCAACAGCAGGTTCGGGCCTTGCTGGCGCGCCAGGGCACGGGCGCGTGGCTGCTGCAAAAGTACCCCCAGGCCCACGCCATGCGCACCGACAAGGCGCTGTACCAGTACACCGCCGGACTGCGTGCCCGGCATCTGCGCAATGCCGATGCGGTCAACAAGGTGCTGTTCGACAGCAAGATCCACATCGTGCGCCATGCCCTGGGCCTGCATACCAGCCGCAGCCAGGTGCAGGGAGGGCGCCTGGCTGCGCGCCACGAGATCCGCATCGCCGCGCTGTTCAAGCAGGTGCCCGAGGCGTTCCTGCGCATGATCGTGGTGCATGAGCTGGCCCACTTGCGCGAGCGCGAGCACAACAAGGCGTTCTACCAGCTGTGCGAACACATGGCGCCTGACTACCACCAGGCCGAGTTCGACGTGCGCCTGTACCTGACGCACCTGGAGCACCAGGGCGAGCCCCTGTGGGGTGCCGCCAGCGCTCAGGCGTGA
- the murI gene encoding glutamate racemase — MPSASSPIGVFDSGVGGLSVLQALRAELPQERFVYLADNGHAPYGERGDAFVAARTQAITSHLRDIHGIKALVVACNTATAAAIDQVRASHPGLPLVGVEPALKPAVAATRTGRAGVIGTRGTLSSARFARLQASLPGHVHWVVQPCDGLAYAIERAALGGDSSDAGAEVQALCARYLQAMGPFGGDASCIDTLVLGCTHYVFAQEVLRPLAGPGVQLIETGQPVARQTRRLLQGAGLLASHAPLASDAALRLLTTGDLDLLRAAAARWLQLPADCCSAAEVPAPAHA, encoded by the coding sequence ATGCCGTCTGCCTCCTCCCCCATTGGTGTGTTCGATAGCGGCGTGGGCGGGCTGAGCGTGCTGCAGGCGCTGCGCGCCGAGCTGCCGCAGGAGCGCTTCGTCTACCTGGCCGACAACGGCCATGCCCCCTACGGCGAGCGCGGCGACGCCTTCGTGGCCGCGCGCACCCAGGCCATCACCAGCCACCTGCGCGACATACACGGCATCAAGGCCCTGGTGGTGGCCTGCAACACGGCCACGGCGGCAGCCATCGACCAGGTGCGCGCCAGCCATCCCGGCCTGCCGCTCGTGGGCGTGGAGCCGGCGCTCAAGCCCGCCGTGGCGGCCACCCGGACGGGGCGCGCGGGCGTGATCGGCACCCGGGGCACGCTCTCCAGCGCCCGGTTCGCGCGGCTGCAGGCTTCGCTGCCCGGGCATGTGCACTGGGTGGTGCAGCCATGCGACGGACTGGCCTACGCGATCGAACGCGCCGCCCTGGGCGGGGATTCCAGCGATGCCGGTGCCGAGGTGCAGGCGCTGTGCGCGCGCTACCTCCAGGCCATGGGCCCGTTCGGCGGCGACGCCAGCTGCATCGACACCCTGGTGCTGGGCTGCACGCACTACGTCTTCGCGCAGGAGGTGCTGCGCCCCCTGGCGGGCCCCGGCGTGCAGTTGATCGAAACCGGCCAGCCCGTGGCGCGCCAGACGCGGCGCCTGCTGCAGGGCGCCGGCCTGCTGGCGAGCCACGCCCCGCTGGCCAGCGATGCGGCGCTGCGCCTGCTGACCACCGGCGACCTGGACCTGCTGCGCGCCGCCGCCGCGCGCTGGCTGCAGCTACCCGCGGACTGCTGCAGCGCCGCGGAAGTGCCCGCGCCCGCTCACGCCTGA
- a CDS encoding DUF5610 domain-containing protein, giving the protein MVSTPALSATQPSQAQATSAAGAANASTAQATPLDEARKAAANTPDGQRTQLNTQILQASLDVSIKAGDDSMALLYRTAIDHINELLAPEFGPDALQAAMQQDNSAEATAGRILSAATGFFDAYAARYPDKDAETVLRDFVDLVRGGFEKGYGEAHEILKGLGVLGEGSDVAAGIQKTFDLVQKGFDDFLATKLAALQPKDDTQAPADDDANAAPQAAPQAAAAATA; this is encoded by the coding sequence ATGGTATCGACGCCCGCCCTGAGCGCCACGCAACCCTCCCAGGCCCAGGCCACCAGCGCCGCCGGTGCCGCCAATGCCTCCACGGCGCAGGCCACGCCCCTGGACGAGGCGCGCAAGGCCGCCGCGAACACCCCGGACGGGCAGCGCACCCAGCTCAACACGCAGATCCTGCAAGCCTCGCTGGACGTGTCCATCAAGGCGGGCGACGACTCCATGGCCCTGCTCTACCGCACGGCCATCGACCACATCAACGAGTTGCTGGCCCCCGAGTTCGGCCCCGACGCGCTGCAGGCCGCGATGCAGCAGGACAACAGCGCCGAGGCCACCGCCGGGCGCATCCTGTCGGCGGCCACGGGCTTCTTCGATGCCTACGCCGCGCGCTACCCCGACAAGGACGCCGAGACCGTGCTGCGCGACTTCGTCGACCTGGTGCGCGGCGGCTTCGAGAAGGGCTATGGCGAAGCGCACGAAATCCTCAAGGGGCTGGGCGTGCTGGGCGAAGGCAGCGACGTGGCCGCGGGCATCCAGAAAACCTTCGACCTGGTGCAAAAGGGCTTCGACGACTTCCTGGCCACCAAGCTGGCCGCGCTCCAGCCCAAGGACGACACGCAAGCCCCCGCGGACGATGATGCCAACGCCGCTCCGCAGGCCGCGCCACAAGCGGCGGCTGCGGCCACGGCGTGA
- a CDS encoding plasmid replication/partition related protein, translating into MTTTTPPDITVLPELLAYIDPLTPEENEALERSILEEGCRDALVLWGNVLVDGHNRYRICTQHGLPFQTVQNTRFQNMEDVHLWMIDQHLGRRSVSEFQRGVLALRKREIIASRRAAAAAAVVAARAEAAQAPEAQAPWEGDTDPVVAQALASVPKVPDDALDTREALARAARLTASQVKMIEAIHQNAAPEVVAAVKSGELSLNAAAVVATLPVEEQKTVAAGGAQELKQAARRVRDAKKKPKAEAPAAAPDEGAAPPASAEALRQRVTELEAENERLRQQVKALQDLLAEQG; encoded by the coding sequence ATGACCACGACCACCCCGCCCGACATCACCGTCCTGCCCGAACTGCTGGCCTACATCGACCCCCTGACCCCCGAAGAAAACGAAGCGCTGGAGCGCAGCATCCTGGAAGAAGGCTGCCGCGACGCGCTGGTGCTGTGGGGCAACGTCCTGGTGGACGGGCACAACCGCTACCGCATCTGCACCCAGCACGGCCTGCCGTTCCAGACGGTGCAGAACACGCGCTTCCAGAACATGGAGGACGTGCACCTGTGGATGATCGACCAGCACCTGGGCCGGCGCAGCGTGTCGGAGTTCCAGCGCGGCGTGCTGGCGCTGCGCAAGCGCGAGATCATCGCCAGCCGCCGCGCGGCCGCTGCCGCCGCCGTGGTGGCCGCCCGGGCCGAAGCCGCCCAGGCGCCCGAGGCCCAGGCCCCCTGGGAAGGCGACACCGACCCCGTGGTGGCCCAGGCGCTGGCCAGCGTGCCCAAGGTGCCGGACGACGCGCTGGACACGCGCGAGGCCTTGGCGCGCGCCGCGCGCCTCACGGCCAGCCAGGTGAAGATGATCGAGGCCATCCACCAGAACGCCGCGCCCGAAGTGGTGGCCGCCGTGAAGTCGGGCGAGCTGTCGCTCAACGCCGCGGCCGTGGTGGCGACGCTGCCCGTGGAGGAGCAGAAAACCGTGGCCGCCGGGGGCGCGCAGGAACTCAAGCAGGCCGCCCGCCGCGTGCGCGACGCCAAGAAGAAGCCCAAGGCCGAGGCCCCCGCCGCCGCGCCGGACGAAGGCGCCGCGCCGCCCGCCTCGGCCGAGGCACTGCGCCAGCGCGTGACCGAACTGGAAGCCGAGAACGAGCGCCTGCGCCAGCAGGTCAAGGCGCTGCAGGACCTGCTGGCCGAACAAGGCTGA
- a CDS encoding response regulator transcription factor, with protein sequence MQPPDFPPPTIAVVEDDADMRASVCSFLRQRGMQAWGAESAEDFYVRLLRGQADLAVVNLGLPGESGLSLVRRLAQRGMPAVVLTARGDVQSRIAGLEAGALQYFVKPADLGELAAGIRSQLRRTRIGAAHAAMPWHLDASQRPRLVAPNGRAVELTTRELELLGSLMAAQGALVSKQALLQALGASSAKNGFHRIESSLTRLRRKTLEGTGLPLPVRAVFGKGLVFVQ encoded by the coding sequence ATGCAGCCGCCCGATTTTCCCCCACCCACCATCGCCGTCGTCGAGGACGACGCGGACATGCGTGCCAGCGTCTGCAGCTTTCTGCGCCAGCGCGGCATGCAGGCCTGGGGAGCCGAGTCGGCCGAGGATTTCTACGTGCGCCTGCTGCGCGGGCAAGCCGACCTGGCCGTGGTCAATCTCGGCCTGCCGGGCGAAAGCGGCCTGAGCCTGGTGCGCCGCCTGGCGCAGCGCGGCATGCCCGCGGTCGTGCTGACCGCCCGGGGCGACGTGCAGAGCCGCATCGCCGGGCTGGAGGCCGGTGCGCTGCAGTATTTCGTCAAGCCCGCGGACCTGGGCGAGCTGGCCGCCGGCATCCGCTCGCAGCTGCGCCGCACGCGCATCGGCGCCGCCCATGCCGCCATGCCGTGGCACCTGGATGCCAGCCAGCGGCCCCGGCTGGTCGCCCCCAACGGGCGCGCCGTCGAACTCACCACGCGCGAGCTGGAGCTGCTGGGCAGCCTGATGGCGGCGCAGGGCGCGCTGGTTTCCAAGCAGGCGCTGTTGCAGGCCCTGGGCGCGAGCAGCGCGAAGAACGGCTTCCACCGCATCGAATCGTCGCTCACCCGCCTGCGGCGCAAGACGCTGGAGGGCACGGGCCTGCCGCTGCCCGTGCGGGCGGTGTTCGGCAAGGGATTGGTGTTCGTCCAGTGA
- a CDS encoding IPTL-CTERM sorting domain-containing protein, producing MNHKKPTRAARALLAGLMAAAALPAAHAGFTNGSFADPVDTGWNPHGYQRRYLTPGFVKNTALTPIVPQTFADLGLQNMDTGAYTSQSATRQGAGSATNTGSNLSWPSGNALRVHSDTTGNNTKASSVHQEITLAAADRDPATGKFHLRFLGAPVLENYASHNGTNQAYFFIEVVKDDGTPNAKVLYTTYNFANQPSVVFHAAGSYQYTDWVNFDIALDATGPNAVAENDKVTLRVVAAGCGDTAHAGAFYMREVRTGANAVSQADSIWVTVSAEPEVRKYVNADGSTTIEYTYTYKNIGTNAVSGVKVEPALPVTSDGKRTVFDGIGVPTAGTTKSCTAPQGAEPASVNTPWSASCAIGDLAPGEQGTFTMKVRVPAGTTGDAVNNGTYPISATDIDPQSGQMVQTKLYADMVPDTTNVPATLGLNQPVPPTASFSCKNEGATQASAATCAIAGLPTGVAIGQCRIKDINGANEANWTGPAAVPVGATVTCPLTGTPTDEADVGVPKTTTVTGSAGNDGNPGNNSAPRQVTVGGPHVTINLGGLPKGVVGQPYKGSFTCTSDGAIDATNARCGVTGLPDGVTVGQCTIDTATPAANWAPGETIPVGKVVTCPVAGTPAKTSGPVTGTAGSGSFPDDVQTVPAGDVAGPAPAGAQAIPTLSEWGLILLSALMGLFMARRRQRG from the coding sequence ATGAACCACAAGAAACCAACCCGGGCGGCGCGCGCGCTGCTCGCCGGCCTCATGGCAGCCGCTGCGCTGCCCGCGGCGCACGCGGGCTTCACCAACGGCAGCTTTGCCGACCCGGTGGACACCGGCTGGAACCCGCACGGCTACCAGCGCCGCTACCTGACGCCAGGCTTCGTGAAGAACACCGCCCTGACGCCCATCGTGCCCCAGACGTTCGCCGACCTGGGCCTGCAGAACATGGACACCGGGGCCTACACCAGCCAGTCCGCCACCCGGCAGGGGGCGGGGAGTGCGACCAATACGGGCAGCAACCTGTCCTGGCCGTCCGGGAACGCGCTGCGCGTGCACTCCGACACCACGGGCAACAACACCAAGGCCAGCTCCGTGCACCAGGAAATCACACTCGCGGCGGCCGACCGCGACCCGGCCACGGGCAAGTTCCACCTGCGCTTCCTCGGCGCGCCCGTGCTGGAGAACTACGCCAGCCACAACGGCACGAACCAGGCCTACTTCTTCATCGAGGTGGTCAAGGACGACGGCACGCCCAATGCCAAGGTGCTGTACACCACCTACAACTTCGCCAACCAGCCCAGCGTGGTGTTCCATGCGGCCGGCAGCTACCAGTACACCGATTGGGTGAACTTCGACATCGCGCTCGACGCCACCGGCCCCAACGCCGTGGCGGAGAACGACAAGGTCACGCTGCGCGTGGTGGCCGCGGGCTGCGGCGACACGGCGCACGCGGGCGCGTTCTACATGCGCGAGGTGCGCACAGGGGCCAACGCCGTCAGCCAGGCCGACAGCATCTGGGTCACCGTGAGCGCCGAGCCCGAGGTGCGCAAGTACGTCAACGCCGACGGCAGCACCACCATCGAATACACCTACACCTACAAGAACATCGGCACCAACGCGGTCAGCGGCGTGAAGGTCGAGCCCGCGCTGCCCGTGACCTCCGACGGCAAGCGCACCGTGTTCGACGGCATCGGCGTGCCGACGGCGGGCACCACCAAGAGCTGCACTGCGCCGCAAGGGGCAGAACCCGCGAGCGTGAATACGCCCTGGTCCGCGTCGTGCGCCATCGGCGACCTGGCGCCGGGCGAGCAGGGCACCTTCACCATGAAGGTGCGCGTGCCGGCCGGCACCACGGGCGACGCCGTGAACAACGGCACCTACCCCATCTCGGCCACCGACATCGACCCGCAGTCCGGCCAGATGGTGCAGACCAAGCTGTACGCCGACATGGTGCCCGACACCACCAACGTGCCCGCCACGCTGGGGCTGAACCAGCCCGTGCCGCCCACCGCCTCGTTCTCGTGCAAGAACGAGGGCGCGACCCAGGCCAGCGCCGCCACCTGCGCCATCGCCGGCCTGCCCACGGGCGTGGCCATCGGCCAGTGCAGGATCAAGGACATCAATGGCGCGAACGAAGCCAACTGGACCGGCCCCGCCGCCGTGCCCGTCGGCGCCACGGTGACGTGCCCGCTCACTGGCACGCCCACCGATGAGGCCGATGTCGGTGTTCCCAAGACCACCACGGTCACGGGCAGCGCCGGCAACGACGGCAACCCGGGCAACAACAGCGCACCCAGGCAGGTGACGGTGGGCGGGCCGCACGTCACCATCAACCTGGGCGGCCTGCCCAAGGGCGTCGTGGGCCAGCCCTACAAGGGCAGCTTCACCTGCACGAGCGATGGCGCCATCGACGCCACCAACGCGCGCTGCGGCGTCACCGGCCTGCCCGATGGGGTGACCGTGGGCCAATGCACCATCGACACCGCCACCCCCGCCGCCAACTGGGCGCCGGGCGAAACCATCCCCGTGGGCAAGGTGGTGACCTGCCCGGTCGCCGGCACGCCCGCCAAGACCAGCGGCCCGGTGACCGGCACGGCCGGCTCGGGCAGCTTCCCCGACGACGTGCAGACCGTGCCCGCCGGCGACGTGGCCGGGCCCGCGCCCGCAGGCGCGCAGGCCATTCCCACGCTGTCCGAGTGGGGCCTCATCCTCCTGTCGGCGCTGATGGGGCTGTTCATGGCGCGCCGCCGCCAGCGCGGCTGA
- a CDS encoding DUF3617 family protein, producing MRFTPPCLALCAALLAAQGMAHEAPPARGKAPRKTAFPARQNGLWEVTVRSDDLVLKRAGQAPHRPQTVRMCTSAEAEPVMLLALVPSQEDCHAVKVTRRPPKAGAGYAIATVCYVHDNRVDARIELQGDLRSAYRGTFDVTYAQTPLGNTGRMAFEGRRLGACPAGQRPGDMVLPNGVTVNVVDDRKRAQGRAHGHAH from the coding sequence ATGCGATTCACTCCACCCTGCCTGGCGCTGTGCGCGGCCCTGCTGGCCGCGCAGGGCATGGCGCACGAGGCGCCGCCCGCCCGCGGGAAAGCCCCCCGCAAGACCGCCTTTCCCGCCCGCCAGAACGGCCTGTGGGAGGTGACGGTGCGCAGCGACGACCTGGTGCTGAAGCGCGCCGGCCAGGCGCCGCACAGGCCGCAGACGGTGCGCATGTGCACCAGCGCCGAGGCCGAGCCGGTGATGCTGCTGGCGCTGGTGCCCAGCCAGGAGGATTGCCATGCGGTCAAGGTGACCCGGCGCCCGCCGAAGGCCGGCGCGGGGTACGCCATCGCCACCGTGTGCTACGTGCATGACAACCGCGTGGACGCGCGCATCGAACTGCAGGGCGACCTGCGGTCCGCCTACCGCGGCACCTTCGACGTGACGTATGCCCAGACGCCCCTGGGCAACACGGGCCGCATGGCGTTCGAGGGCCGCCGGCTCGGCGCCTGCCCGGCGGGCCAGCGCCCCGGCGACATGGTGCTGCCCAATGGCGTGACGGTGAACGTGGTGGACGACAGGAAGCGCGCGCAAGGCCGGGCGCATGGCCACGCCCATTGA
- the aroQ gene encoding type II 3-dehydroquinate dehydratase, which yields MKNVFVLNGPNLNLLGTREPAVYGAHTLADVEALCQQACARHGLALQFRQSNHEGDLLDWLHEAGRLHARGELAGVVLNAGAYTHTSVALLDAIKGTGVPLIELHISNVHAREPFRHHSYISAVARAVVCGLGVAGYGLAIDAIAQW from the coding sequence GTGAAAAATGTTTTCGTTCTCAACGGCCCTAACCTGAACCTGCTGGGCACGCGCGAGCCCGCCGTGTACGGCGCGCACACGCTGGCCGATGTCGAGGCCCTGTGCCAGCAGGCCTGCGCGCGCCACGGGCTGGCGCTGCAGTTCCGCCAGAGCAACCACGAGGGCGATCTGCTGGACTGGCTGCACGAGGCCGGCCGCCTGCACGCCCGGGGCGAGCTGGCGGGCGTGGTGCTGAACGCCGGGGCCTACACGCACACCAGCGTGGCGCTGCTCGACGCCATCAAGGGCACGGGCGTGCCGCTGATCGAGCTGCACATCAGCAACGTGCATGCGCGCGAGCCCTTTCGCCACCATTCCTACATTTCGGCCGTGGCCCGTGCCGTGGTGTGCGGCCTGGGCGTGGCCGGCTACGGCCTGGCGATCGACGCCATCGCCCAGTGGTAG
- a CDS encoding alpha/beta fold hydrolase — MARLQAQARRLATPMAAGEIVWHAWGVPRAGVAPLVLLHGGSGSWTHWLRNIDTLLAEGREVWAPDLPGFGDSAPPPGGHDADAMVAPLHAGLRVLLGAQPCDLVGFSFGGMVAGLLAAAHPPAVQRLVLVGAPAMGVVPERQFTLKGWRHLPTQAEQLQAHRDNLAALMLSDPSHIDDATLALHIHNVARDRLPRRRLAHTDILARSLPQVRCPVHAIYGASDALYKRWITALEAAFRATGAPFAGMALVPGCGHWVQYEQPGAFHAALREALA, encoded by the coding sequence ATGGCGCGCCTGCAGGCGCAGGCGCGGCGCCTCGCCACGCCGATGGCGGCGGGCGAAATCGTCTGGCACGCCTGGGGCGTGCCGCGCGCGGGCGTGGCGCCGCTGGTGCTGCTGCACGGCGGCAGCGGCAGCTGGACGCACTGGCTTCGCAATATCGACACGCTGCTGGCCGAGGGCCGCGAGGTGTGGGCCCCCGACCTGCCGGGGTTTGGCGACTCGGCCCCGCCGCCCGGCGGGCATGATGCCGACGCCATGGTCGCCCCGCTGCACGCCGGGCTGCGGGTGCTGCTGGGCGCGCAGCCGTGCGATCTGGTGGGTTTTTCGTTCGGCGGCATGGTGGCGGGCCTGCTGGCGGCGGCGCACCCCCCGGCGGTGCAGCGCCTGGTGCTGGTGGGGGCGCCGGCCATGGGCGTGGTGCCCGAACGCCAGTTCACGCTCAAGGGCTGGCGCCACCTGCCCACGCAGGCAGAGCAGTTGCAGGCGCACCGCGACAACCTGGCGGCGCTGATGCTGTCCGACCCGTCGCACATCGACGATGCCACGCTGGCGCTGCACATCCACAACGTGGCGCGCGACCGCCTGCCGCGCCGGCGGCTGGCGCACACCGACATCCTGGCGCGTTCGCTGCCGCAGGTGCGCTGCCCGGTGCATGCCATCTATGGCGCCAGCGATGCGCTGTACAAGCGCTGGATCACCGCGCTGGAGGCCGCTTTCCGGGCCACGGGGGCACCGTTCGCGGGCATGGCGCTGGTGCCCGGCTGCGGCCATTGGGTGCAGTACGAGCAGCCCGGCGCCTTCCACGCGGCGCTGCGCGAGGCGCTGGCCTGA
- the arfB gene encoding aminoacyl-tRNA hydrolase — MGSQPPLQVPEHEVQITAMRAQGAGGQNVNKVSSAVHLRFDITASSLPLPIRQRLLALRDGRITQDGVLVIKAQQHRSQELNRADAWARLLALVNSVATPPRARRATRPTLASQQRRRESKRLRGAVKVLRGRVESD, encoded by the coding sequence ATGGGTTCGCAGCCCCCATTGCAGGTGCCGGAGCACGAGGTGCAGATCACCGCCATGCGCGCCCAGGGCGCGGGCGGGCAGAACGTGAACAAGGTGTCGAGCGCGGTGCACCTGCGCTTCGACATCACGGCGTCGTCGCTGCCGCTGCCGATACGGCAGCGCCTGCTGGCCCTGCGCGACGGGCGCATCACCCAGGACGGAGTGCTCGTCATCAAGGCCCAGCAGCACCGCAGCCAGGAGCTGAACCGGGCCGACGCCTGGGCGCGCCTGCTGGCACTGGTCAACAGCGTGGCCACGCCGCCGCGCGCGCGCCGCGCCACACGGCCTACCCTGGCGTCGCAACAGCGCCGGCGCGAGAGCAAGCGCTTGCGCGGCGCCGTCAAAGTGTTGCGCGGACGGGTCGAATCGGACTGA
- a CDS encoding dioxygenase has translation MSAVLPVTAPAASVSAAAAAPQLPALFVSHGAPLFAIEAGETGPALTRWGQALRARFPGLRGVVILSPHWMAPSIEVMAGAAPATWHDFGGFPPALYALRYPAPGAPALAEEVLALLHAAGLAAQGNAQRPFDHGAWVPLMHLFPAADVPVVQVALPVAAGPAQAYAMGAVLRSLRAQGVLVAGSGSMTHNLREFVGGVQAPAPYVQAFSRWVEDAIRRQDLPALLDYRRQAPHAQRAHPTQEHFLPLFFALGAAGEGWQAGYLSREVMYGMLAMDSFALDAAA, from the coding sequence ATGTCTGCCGTCTTGCCCGTTACCGCCCCTGCTGCCTCCGTTTCCGCTGCGGCTGCCGCGCCGCAACTGCCGGCGCTGTTCGTCTCGCATGGGGCGCCGCTGTTCGCCATCGAGGCGGGCGAGACCGGGCCTGCGCTTACGCGCTGGGGGCAGGCGCTGCGCGCGCGCTTCCCGGGCCTGCGCGGCGTGGTCATCCTGTCGCCGCACTGGATGGCGCCTTCCATCGAGGTCATGGCGGGCGCGGCCCCCGCCACCTGGCATGACTTTGGCGGCTTTCCGCCCGCGCTGTACGCCCTGCGCTACCCGGCGCCCGGCGCGCCCGCGCTGGCCGAAGAGGTGCTGGCGCTGCTGCACGCAGCCGGGCTGGCGGCGCAGGGCAACGCGCAGCGCCCGTTCGACCATGGTGCCTGGGTGCCGCTCATGCACCTGTTTCCTGCTGCCGATGTGCCCGTGGTGCAGGTGGCGCTGCCCGTGGCGGCGGGCCCGGCGCAGGCGTATGCCATGGGTGCCGTGCTGCGGAGCCTGCGCGCCCAGGGCGTGCTGGTGGCGGGCTCGGGCAGCATGACGCACAACCTGCGCGAGTTCGTGGGCGGCGTGCAAGCGCCTGCACCGTACGTGCAGGCATTCAGCCGCTGGGTGGAGGACGCCATCCGGCGGCAGGACCTGCCCGCGCTGCTGGACTACCGCCGCCAGGCCCCGCACGCGCAGCGCGCCCACCCGACGCAGGAGCATTTCCTGCCGCTGTTCTTCGCGTTGGGCGCGGCGGGCGAAGGCTGGCAGGCCGGGTACCTGAGCCGCGAAGTGATGTATGGCATGCTCGCCATGGACAGTTTCGCGCTCGACGCCGCCGCCTGA
- a CDS encoding dienelactone hydrolase family protein — MLDLPFTFQHRPANPAVRHPWLLVLMHGVGSNEHDLFGLAPQIPEAFHVLSLRAPFRMGPGAFAWFDFSIEPNGERTINEAQEAQSRALLAQALSSAASQLGVAPEHVVVGGFSQGGIMALSLLLSRPELMRAALVWHSRLLPQIVPHIAAPDAFHGKHLWVSHGTHDNVIPLAAAQSIRRQVQALPLHLAYEEFASAHEIRPAELAHTVAWLQGLYGAV; from the coding sequence ATGCTGGATCTGCCATTCACCTTTCAGCACCGCCCCGCGAACCCGGCGGTGCGCCACCCCTGGCTGCTCGTGCTGATGCACGGCGTGGGCAGCAACGAGCACGACCTGTTCGGCCTGGCGCCGCAGATTCCCGAGGCGTTCCATGTGCTCAGCCTGCGTGCGCCGTTCCGCATGGGGCCGGGCGCGTTCGCGTGGTTCGATTTTTCCATCGAGCCCAACGGCGAGCGCACCATCAACGAGGCCCAGGAGGCGCAAAGCCGCGCCCTGCTGGCGCAGGCCCTGTCCTCGGCCGCCAGCCAGCTGGGCGTGGCGCCCGAGCACGTGGTGGTGGGCGGCTTCAGCCAGGGCGGCATCATGGCGCTGTCGCTGCTGCTTTCGCGCCCCGAACTGATGCGTGCTGCCCTGGTGTGGCACAGCCGGCTGCTGCCGCAGATCGTGCCCCACATCGCCGCGCCCGATGCCTTCCATGGCAAGCACCTGTGGGTCAGCCACGGCACGCACGACAACGTGATTCCCCTGGCCGCGGCGCAGTCCATCCGCCGCCAGGTGCAGGCCCTGCCGCTGCACCTGGCGTACGAGGAGTTCGCCAGCGCCCATGAAATCCGCCCGGCCGAACTGGCCCACACGGTGGCCTGGCTGCAGGGGCTGTACGGCGCAGTGTGA